The Deltaproteobacteria bacterium HGW-Deltaproteobacteria-18 nucleotide sequence GCGTTGTTTCCTGATTTTGAGAGGGCGGCCACATAGGGCCGCCCCTACGGTATTGTTTATTTCCGTCTTGTCGTGATGGATTTTCAGCGACCGGCCTTGATTTCGTCCCAAAGTTTGTCCATCTCCTCCAAAGAGAGCTTGTCCAGTTCCAGGCCGCGCTCGCGGGCAAGTTTTTCCATGGACTCGAAGCGTTGCAGGAACTTGGCGTTGGCCACGGCCAGGGCCGAGTTGGCCTTGATTCCGCGCCGTCTGCCGTATTCCACCAGCGAAAACAGATAGTCCCCGAATTCCTCTTCCTTTGCCGCCGCGTCGTCCGAAGCCAGCGCGGCCTGCAACTCCTTCCATTCCTCGACCAACTTCTTTTCCTGGTCCGCGTCCGTGGCCCAGGTGAAGCCCGTACGGGCCGCCTTGGAGTTGATGCGGTAGGCGCGCAGCAGCGGCGGCAGGCTTGCAGGCAGGGATGCGAACACGCCGGGATCCTTGTCTTTTTCGGCTTTCTCCTGCTTCTTGATCTGCTCCCAGTTCTTGATCACTTCGGCCACGTCGGCGGCTTTTTCGCCATAAACGTGGGGATGGCGGCGGATCATCTTGGCCACGTTTCCGGCCAGCGCGGTCTCCAGGAAATCAGGGATCTCCCGGTCGTGGCAGCGGCCGATGAAGAGCAGCAGGAAGAGTACATCGCCAAGCTCTTCGGCGATCTCGGACTTGTCGTCCTGCCGGATGGCTTCCACCAGCTCGAAACATTCCTCCACCAGATAGTCGCACATGGACTGGGGGGTCTGCTCCTTGTCCCAGGGGCAGCCGTCCGGTCCGGTCAGGGTGTCGATGACTTCTATTATGCGTTCGAAATTATTCTTTTCCACCAGGGGTTCCTTTCATTTCCTTGAGTTTTTCAACGACCCGCTTCTCCCACTCCTGCTGCAGCTCCTGGCTGCGAATCAGGAACTGGTCGCGCATCTCCTTGGGCAGGGCGTTGGAGAGAATGGTGTTGAAGGTGTTGACGTAGGGCATGATCTTCGACTCGGTCAGCAATGGAGACCTGGACGGCAGAAAGGCGGTCAGCGCCATGACGATGATGCTGCACAAAAGCGCGCCCTTGAAGAAGCCGAGCGCGCCGCCGCCGATGCTGTCCACCCAGCCGAGCATGATCATCTGCAGGAGCTTTCTGATCAGTGAGGCGAGCAGGAAGACCACCGCCACGACGCCCAGAAAGATGGCCAGATAGGCTGCGAGGTTGGCCATGCCGGGGCCACCCGGGAAGTTTTCGACCATAGCCGCAAGCTGCGCGTGATAGGAGTTGGCCAATACGAAGCCCAGGACCAGCCCCAGGATGGAGGCGATCTCCTTGACAAGTCCGCGGAAAATGCCGCGCAGGCCCAGAAATCCCAGAATCACGCAGAAGACGATATCCAGAGTGTTCATGCTTAACCTCCCGGTCATTGTGAGGGTCGGCTATCACAAAGGATGGTGATCGGAAAGGGCGCACCGGGCACGACCTTGACAGTGCAGGGCGCACCTCGTAGACACGAAACCTCGGCTCGTCCGGACTTTTCGGGCGGGGTTACGAGTCAAGAAACATGATGAGGTGACAATGTACGATATCAGATTGGTGAAGTTGGTGAACGGCGACATGGTGCTCGGCAAATGGAACGAGGAGAAAGGGGTCATCACTGATCCGGCCATCCTGCAGACCATCCCCACGCAGCAGGGCGGCATGCAGATGCTGCTGCTTCCTTTCGGCTATCCCTTTGATCAGGAAATGACAGGGGAGATCGAACTCAAGCACGTCATCTATCAGTACAAGACCGTACCCGAAGAGCTCAAGACCAAGTATCTTGAGGCGACCACCAACCTGACCCTGTCTGCCCCCGGCGGCCTCGGCAACTTGGGCGGCATGGGCGGCGGCGTGTCCGATTTCAGCAAATTCTTGAAAAAATAACGCAGCAGGCGCTGCCGGGAAAAGGGTGGCTTTCCACCCTTTTTTTTTCTTCCCGGCCCTGCGCACGGCAAGGACTCATGAAGGCTCTGCTCCCCCTCTTTTCCCGCCCCAGTCATTACCTTGGCACCGAGATCAACAGCGTCCACAAGGACCTGAAAACGGTCCGGGCCCACGTGGCCCTGGCCTTTCCGGATCTCTACGAAGTGGCCATGTCCTATCTTGGACAGAAGATCCTGTACGATATCGTCAACACCACTGACCATTTCTTCGCAGAGCGGGTCTTTGCGCCCACCGAGGACGTGGCCGGGGTGCTCAGAGCCCACGACGCCCTTCTGGCCACCTTGGAAAGCGACACGCCGCTCAAGGATCTGGATGGCGTGCTCTTCAGCATCACGCACGAGCTGTGCTACACAAACGTGCTCTACATGCTCGACCTGGGGGGGATCCCACTCCGTGCCGCACAGCGCAGCGACGGGCATCCGCTGGTCATCGCCGGAGGAGGTTGCACCTTCAACGCCGAACCGCTGGCCGCTTTTGTCGATGCCATGGTGCTTGGCGACGGGGAGGAAGTCCTGCCCGAAATGCTCGGACTCATTGCGCGCGGCAAGGACGAGGGCTGGTCCCGCAGTGAACTGATCCGCCGCCTGGCAGAGATTCCCGGCGTGTATGTGCCTGCGTTTTTCGAGGACGACGGCAGCGGGGCCATGCGTCCGCTGGACGCCGCGCAGCCGCAGGTTGAAAAGCGCATCGTCATGGACATGAACAAGGTCTCCTTCCCGACGCGCCAGATCGTGCCCTTCGGCAAGCCCGTGCATGACCGTTATTCCGTCGAGATCGCGCGCGGCTGCACCCGCGGCTGCCGCTTCTGTCAGGCGGGCATGATCTACCGTCCGGTGCGCGAGCGCGAGGTGGACGTGCTCGGTTCCATCATCGATCGCGGCCTGGCCGAGACGGGCAGCGAGGAGTTGTCCTTCCTGTCACTCAGCACCGGCGACTTCAGCGCTCTTGAGGCTCTTTTTCTGTCCTCCTACAGCCACTGCAGGCAGGAGCAGGTTTCCATTTCACTGCCGTCCCTGCGCGTGGGTTCGGTCTCCGAAGACCTGATGCGGCTCATGGGCAAGATCCGGCACACGGGCATGACTCTGGCCCCCGAGGCCGGCACCCAGCGGCTGCGGAACGTCATCAACAAGGGCGTGACCGAGGAAGAGTTGCTCGACCATACAGGCAAGGCTTTTCGCCTGGGCTGGCAGCAGGTCAAGCTGTATTTCATGATGGGCCTGCCCACGGAGACCCGCGAGGACCTGCACGGCATTCTCGATCTCTGCCTGAAGGTCGCGGCCAGTGCCGGAAAGAATGTCAGGCGCCTTCAGGTCACGGCGGCGGTTTCGCCGTTCGTGCCCAAGCCGCACACCCCTTTCCAGTGGGAGCGGCAGATCTCCATGGCCGAGATCGAGGAGCGACTGGCCTATCTGCGCAACATTTTCCGCCCCTACAAGAAGCTCAAGCTCAAGTGGCACCATTCGCACATGACCTGGCTCGAAGGGGTCTTCTCCCGTGGCGACCGGCATCTGGCTCCGGCCCTGGAAGTCGCCTATGCCAAGGGAGCGCTTTTCACCAGCTGGTCAGACCATCTGCGTCTTGAGCCGTGGCTGGAGGCTTTTTCCGAAACCGGCATCGACGCGGAGTCCTACCTGCGCGAGCGGGATCCGGAGCAGCCTCTGCCCTGGGACCATCTCGCCTCCGGGGTGAGTCGCAAATATCTGCTCACCGAGCGCCGTCGCGCCCTGGAAGAGGCCGCGACGCCGGATTGCCGCTACGAGGCGTGCCGGTCCTGCGGGGTCTGCAACCTGGACGGCCGCGAATCCGAATTGACGAAGCAGGCTGCAGACCACGACATTGCGCCGGTCATCAACCGCACTACGCGCGACCAGGAAGATGCCGACCTGGTGGATGAGCCGCCAACGGACAGCGCGGGTCCCGTCGTTGACCTGCACAACAAGGAGCAGCGTTTTCGGCTGTGGTACTCCAAGACCGGCCCGGCCATGTATCTCAGCCAGCTCGAGCTGCAACGGATTTTCGAGCGCGCGTTTCGCCGCGCGCGCTTGCCCTTGGCTTTCAGCAGCGGATTCCATCCCGCGCCGCTCCTGTCCTTTGCCCGGGCTCTGCCCGTTGG carries:
- a CDS encoding nucleoside triphosphate pyrophosphohydrolase encodes the protein MEKNNFERIIEVIDTLTGPDGCPWDKEQTPQSMCDYLVEECFELVEAIRQDDKSEIAEELGDVLFLLLFIGRCHDREIPDFLETALAGNVAKMIRRHPHVYGEKAADVAEVIKNWEQIKKQEKAEKDKDPGVFASLPASLPPLLRAYRINSKAARTGFTWATDADQEKKLVEEWKELQAALASDDAAAKEEEFGDYLFSLVEYGRRRGIKANSALAVANAKFLQRFESMEKLARERGLELDKLSLEEMDKLWDEIKAGR
- a CDS encoding colicin V production protein; protein product: MTGRLSMNTLDIVFCVILGFLGLRGIFRGLVKEIASILGLVLGFVLANSYHAQLAAMVENFPGGPGMANLAAYLAIFLGVVAVVFLLASLIRKLLQMIMLGWVDSIGGGALGFFKGALLCSIIVMALTAFLPSRSPLLTESKIMPYVNTFNTILSNALPKEMRDQFLIRSQELQQEWEKRVVEKLKEMKGTPGGKE
- a CDS encoding B12-binding domain-containing radical SAM protein; its protein translation is MKALLPLFSRPSHYLGTEINSVHKDLKTVRAHVALAFPDLYEVAMSYLGQKILYDIVNTTDHFFAERVFAPTEDVAGVLRAHDALLATLESDTPLKDLDGVLFSITHELCYTNVLYMLDLGGIPLRAAQRSDGHPLVIAGGGCTFNAEPLAAFVDAMVLGDGEEVLPEMLGLIARGKDEGWSRSELIRRLAEIPGVYVPAFFEDDGSGAMRPLDAAQPQVEKRIVMDMNKVSFPTRQIVPFGKPVHDRYSVEIARGCTRGCRFCQAGMIYRPVREREVDVLGSIIDRGLAETGSEELSFLSLSTGDFSALEALFLSSYSHCRQEQVSISLPSLRVGSVSEDLMRLMGKIRHTGMTLAPEAGTQRLRNVINKGVTEEELLDHTGKAFRLGWQQVKLYFMMGLPTETREDLHGILDLCLKVAASAGKNVRRLQVTAAVSPFVPKPHTPFQWERQISMAEIEERLAYLRNIFRPYKKLKLKWHHSHMTWLEGVFSRGDRHLAPALEVAYAKGALFTSWSDHLRLEPWLEAFSETGIDAESYLRERDPEQPLPWDHLASGVSRKYLLTERRRALEEAATPDCRYEACRSCGVCNLDGRESELTKQAADHDIAPVINRTTRDQEDADLVDEPPTDSAGPVVDLHNKEQRFRLWYSKTGPAMYLSQLELQRIFERAFRRARLPLAFSSGFHPAPLLSFARALPVGVGSVCEWMDFFVREHISVEDLPALLEAELPQGMRVVKVDELPCQGRAPISNHERFSLGFVRAEASQRFAARLPAFLEATEWKVFKRTKKGEPGEVDVRPMVKSITEDEKGFAIDFDWQTLYVSPIFVLQAVDPEFTMLQGRLIKTAQFF